AACAGCAGGAGTTAAACAAGATCTTCTGGGGAACAGGGGGAGGCTGAGGTGCCTTGCACCGCTTTACGGGCTCTGAGCCCAAGGCCACAGGTTTGTTTAtctttgtctgtgctgggtcttcgcggCTGCGCTGGCGCCTCTCCatttgtggtgctcaggcttctcattgcagtggcgtctcttgtgccgcacgggctctagggcccgCGGGCTTCAGGAACTGTGGAccttagagcacaggctcagtggttgcggcactcgggcttagttgccccacaacatgtgggatcttcctgcaccagggatcaCCCATGCCtgctgcattgccaggtggattccttaccactgagccaccagggaagtccccgagttttacaaaataaatctttCGTTCTCATCTGCTTGGTTGAGACCTTGTATGGAGGGGAGATGGGATCGGGGAGGAGAAGACGAGGCATCGCTTCTGGGAAGAGGGGCTGACCCTGAACACAAGGAAGTGTTTGGGGGGAAGCAAAGCCATATTAATGAGAAGAATAACCACACCGGTAGCCAGCTCGCCTCTTCTTCCCCAGACAAGCCGGGTGAACTCTCTAAAGGAAGCTAAGCCTCCTGAACCCCTTCCCACCACACGCTGACCCCTCTGAAGACTCTGGGTGTTCTGTGTGGAGAGATAAGCAAATGCCTCTCCTGGGTGCAGGAACCCAAGCTCCGGGCGTTTATCAAATCCGTACAAGACAGGACAGAGTCCAGGCCAACTGTGCCGGACTTCTCAGAGCCCAGGtaagtcctttctttttttcacgcCGGTAGAAACAGGCTCCAAACAGTCTTTTGTGTTGGAAGAGACACAGGTCTCAGTTCAGGTGGTATGGAAGCAAGAAAAACTTCCTACCTCCAACTTCGGGCAGAGAGGGGTTTGGACAGAGGCGCTCTGCTGGTGTTGGAAACAATTTGCACAAGGTGAGAGTTGTGATTTACgttttatttgggggcaaaatgaggactgcaaccCAGGAGACATGCTTCAGATAGcgctgagaaactgctccaaggaggcgaGGGAGGAGCTAGCACATACAGGAGCTTTGCGACCAAgtgcaggtagtctgaacatcagaaGATCACCATTAATTAAAGAGACCAGATatgtcaagttaaggaatttagcgctTTTTCTGTGTATGCGAAGATgtagtctgggctcactgaaatctttcctttcatatgcatctcggCTATTTGGGCCCAGTATCTCATGCTTTCGCATCCTGCCCGGGGACGAGCAAGATGAATAAAAAAAGGGTTACGTGGCATCTATGTAAACACTAGAGGAAAGAAAGACAGCAGCAGAATCCATTCAGGTAGAGAAGTTAAAGAAGAGCCCACAGTGTCCttaattattttgtattgaagtgaAATAATCTCAGTAAAACAAGACCTTAAAGATGAGAAGAAGAGACAAGACTTCAGCCAAAAGGGAGACTGCAAAGCTAAGGGACCAAATTGAATATCAGGATGACAATTTCTGAGCTAAGAAATTAGAAAAGCAATAGAATGATGATTGCAGTTGAGGGCCGACTCAGAAACACTGAGAAAATACCTGCATGATCTCAGAGAAtgcaaaagggaaaaggagagattATAGCGCATAGACAAGGTAAAATgaatttagaggacccagaagacatttgtgggcttcccaggtggggctagtggtaaagaacccgcctgccaatgcaggagacgtcagagatgtaggtttgatccctgggtggggaagatcccctggaggagggcatggcaacccacttcagtattcttgcctggagaatcccagggacagaggagcctggtgggctacagtccatggggtcgcaaagagtcagacacaaatgaggggacttagcacagcacaaggaCATTTGGTGACTGAGAAATAGAGAATTCAACAAACAATGTATAATATGTTTAGTGATATGAGTGAATCTTCCTTAAATGAAGGAAGAACTGAACCCACAGCTCAGAAGGCACTGTCTGAAAACTCCCAGGCTGACTGACAGACGCACAGGCATAATTGTGTGTGTTgccaggtgggggcgggggggtagTTATAAGTTTGAAACAGTTCCAGACACACAAGAACACTTCAGAATGAAAAAGAActcttgttttaaatattttaccacATTGCCTTGATCACATGCttctctatccatccatcaattcaccttattttctaatatatttccAAGTAAGTTACAGATGTCAGTACACTTTACCCAATGCAATTCAGAATGCTTATTCATGAGAATTCAATCTTTGCGTACATTGCTTTGAAGTAAAGTTAACATGCAATGAAATGCTCAGATCTTTAGATACTATTTGTTAAGTTTGGACAAACGCATAAACCTTTAGCAAGATACAGAGTTACAGAGTATTTCCATCACCCTAGAATGTTCCCTCCGGTCTTTATCGATCTCTGTTCACCCAAACTGGAGTGGCAGAAGGCGGGGTTTCGTGTTCCCTGAGCACAGAGGATGCTCACAGCTAGACCAGGGTGCGGCCAGGCCTCTCTGGACTCAGGGACCCTGGGGAGGGCTCAGGCCTCGGCCAGTTGCTGCAGCACAGAGAGGGACCCGTACAGGGCAGACAGGGGCTTCTTGGCCTCCAGGTCCCAAGTCCCCTTGGGGTTGTCGGGTGCCACCCTCAGGCCGCACTCCTGCAGCAGGCCAAAGGTGACAGCCAACCCCTCATCCTGCAGCGAGGCGAGGAGCTTGGGATCCAGGGTGAAGGGAATGTTCCAGGGGTACCGGAAGTTGGGCTCCAGGATGCTCTCCACCTGGAGGAAACAGGGTCAGTTGTTGCAGGCCAGCCTTTGAAGTTGGGAATCAAGACCTTCTATCCTGAGAGCCAGGGCCTCTCGGGGTCATGGGAGAAGGAGAGCGATGGAGTCAAGGGGCCCAGAACTCTCATCCTATTCTGACCCGTGGTCAGGGTGAGCTTGGATATGTTTCTGAAAATTGTTGAGCTTTGGTTCTTCAGGTGCCAAATGGTGATACTAACATCGACCTTGCTAAATGGTGTTATCTGCAATTACATGTGTATCTGTgcaatgtgtgcatgtatgtgcataCATCTGTACACATATGtactgacatatacatatatgtggagGAAGACAATTTGCAAATGGTAACCGTATGAGAAAAGGATGAGCCCCCAAACATGCATTCCTGTGTGGCTCTTTTAGAACAGTGGGAACCCTCTGCTGGGGTTGCCATGGAGATGGAGACCCTCCTGAGGTGGAGGGAGAGGCAGCCAGGGAGTTCCCAGTGGCCACACAGCTCTGTCCCCAGTGCCAGCAGGACCTGACGTCACCTCTCTTTCCTCAGGATCATTCTTATCCCGGTTCCCTCGCCCTCATCCCAGGACACTATCCCCTGGGGGTTGATTTCTTACCAGCTCCCGTTGCTGGGGCAGGATCCTCTTCTCCATGGACCAGGCCAGCAGCTCATGTTGGATGTCACTCAGCACTGGGGACAAGGGGACATTTGGGGAGAGACAGTATGAGGAGTCAGTGCTTTTTTCCCCACTGTGAACTAGGGAACCCCAAGAGAGGGGAACCCTGAGGCAGAGAAATAAAACCCGTTAGGCGTGAAGGTCAAGTTCCCTCCTGCTCTTGGGATGGTCTCCAGGATGCTCCGTAACACGGTCCAGACTGGAGCCTGGAATCATCCACACCCACTGATACATTGGATGGACTTGGGCCGGTCTTTCTAGGTCCTGGGCTGGTTCTATATCCTGTGGTGAATTTATCTCACTGAGCCCTTCTGACCTTGCAGAGAGGTATGATGTGAGATGAAGGTCGTTAGAAAGATTTTAGACAggggtgtgcatgcgtgctaagtcacttcagtcgtatccaactctttgtgaccctatggacaatagccctctaggctcctctgtccatgagattcttcagacaagaatcctggagtgggttaccatgtcttcctccaggggatcttccccacctacgtctcttatgtctcttgcgttggcaggcaggctctttaccacgagcaccacctgggaagcccccattagaGAGGTGGCAGATGGCATCTAACCCCTTCCTTTCGGGTCTAGAGGCCAAATTTGTGATGTTCCCACATTTCCCTCAAGTCACTCTTACCCAGTAAGGCTTCAAGGAGGTAAATGACGCAGGGTCTTGACTCAAGCCACACATTTCTTGAGTCTTCCCGCATCTCACTTAGGAAGCTGCCTGTATGATCCCAAAGGTTCCCATCCAGCTAGAGGAGACCCGTATTAGCagaaagacaacaacaacaataatagtaataGCAATAGATACTGTGGTACAATTCTGCCAGTATCTTTTGAGTTTACAAGTGATTAACTCAGGTAGGAGGGGAAGGGCTCTTCACCTCCCCCAGGAGGTTCCAagcagctgcagcacgtgggctgcAAGCCCTGGACCTGGTCACTGGGCTGGGCCAGTGTCTGGGGTCCCCTCCTCAGCCCTCCTTCCCCAGGTAGCTCAGTCGTCGACCTCCTAAACTTGCCCCTTCACAACTCTGATTGGCCTTAGGGAGAATGGGACCCCCTTCTCACCATGTCTGTGAGGTCCTGCAGAGCCCCTTGGTCCTTGAGCTTGGCCAGGATGGTATGGAAAAGAGCATCTCGAATGTCCCTGGGGAGCTCAGCCACTGCCTCTATTTCCCTAGAAACCTCGTTTTGTAGGGACTTGAAATCTGTCCTCAGCATCAACATCAACCAGAAAGTGGGGAACAATTCTTTGATTAGAAGGTTTGTGGTATGATAAGCTGGGCACCTCCATCCCATTTATCTGCCAACCAAAAGCATTTCTGCGGACAGCATGTTTGAACTCTGAGGATGGAGCTGTCATAATAGTCTAGAAAGGTGGGCAGTCCTAGTGCTGAGAAGGGGccagtgggggaaggggtggggggagtagaaggctgggaggagagaaggagatTCTGGAAAGAGGTCACAGAAAGTGGAAGAAAATGACCAAGCACTCAGTTCTGGGTCATGTCTAGAACAACATGGATTCTCGTGATGGGCTCTAGAGGTGAGAATCCCAGGTGCTCTGGGCCCAGTTCCCACATGTGTTGAGTGGGATGTTTTGCGGATTACATGAGTTTACTAAGTAAAATGCTTGGCGGGGGGGTAGCACCTGGCACGCACAGATTATCGATCTCATCGTGTAACTGCCTGTATCATCTGTGACCACAGACACAATCAAGGCATGGTGTTGGGGGTTGTCTGCTTCTCCTAGGAGACTTCAGGTGGCCTCCAGATGGTCTGCTAAGAGGAAGCAGTCCAGTGAGGCAGGAATTTCTGGCTGTATTCCCACTGCTCAGAATAATGCCTGTTGCTCGAATAGTTTTCAGCAAGGGTTtgttgtgtgcatgcatgcatccgtgagtgaatgaatgaatgagtggggcTGTACAAAGCATCAGCGGGAAGTAGAGCTCAGATTTGTAAGTTGCGTGCACATCACCTTTTGGGCACTTAGCTTTGCAGTTttccacccaggaagccccaggtTTCTTCATAAATACTGACCTCGGGAAATGGGTTCCTGTATTCTTCCTGGAAAGAGTCACAAGGGATCATCTCCCTTTCTCATCCCCCAGGTTTACTCTTGAGATGTTTTGGAGGGTCCTGCCCTCCAAACACCTCCTCCCTTTTGTTTAACCTCTTCCTCCCCCCATTCCAGCCCATCCCTCCACCTCCTTGGCCTTCCCAGACCCTTCCCATTCCACAGAAACTAGGGCCAGGCCCCGGGGCAGTGGCAGCAAAGGCAGGGGCCATCTGCTCTGCTCTCCAGACGTGTATGTGCCATTAGGACCCCACCCCAATCCCAGCAAACACACACTCACCAATTGGGAGGATGGGACGTCTTTTGGTGCCTAGAAGGGAAATTTAATTTCCCATCCAAGAGTTAGTCTGTGAGGACACTCGGTTTCCCTGAACTTCTGCCCTTACTTCCCTGAACCCCCTGCTTTCTGTCCACCCCTTCCCCTTGCCCAGGGCACCAGAGCCAGCGCCACGGGTAGGCTGTAAGGTCATCCACTCACCCATCGCTGATTGCCTCTGCACTTTGCCTGGAAAGATAGCAAAAGGGCGCATTCTCCAAGAGttaacctcccctcccccaagacacacacacaaacacgcccCCCCCGCCCCATTACCCCATTCAAAGGAGAAAAGTGGCTTTCTCTGTGGCTGCAAAGGTCTATGGcttgtgaaagacagaaaagataGCAGGCTACGGAGGAAGGAGGGTAGTTTCCCTCTGGGTCTGCCTTGCAGATTAACACCTGGGCTAAACACCTTGCACTGCTCTTATTAGCATCCAGAGAGGGTCAGGGCTCAGCAGGGCCTGGGGGCTTGGCAGAGAACCTGCCCTGCTGAGGAACTCACCTACGAAAAAGGCTTTCCGCTTGTTGTCATCTGAGATGGAAAGAATTTCTGGATGGGGAAGAAGGCAGGTCAGGAGAGCCCAGGTTATTCCTGGTGGAGGGGTCTGATCCCACTTTCCCGGCTCTAAAATGACTCGCTCACCTGGTGACAGCGGCAGCCCCTGCAGTTTAACTGGAAGAAGAAACAGATGTGCTCACTCAGGTGCCTTTTCTCCCTTCCcgtcccttctccctcctcctcccagcctctctaactcctccctgccccccctTATTTCTCACCTCTCAGCTGACACAATGCCTGGAGACAGGAAACCTTGGCAAGTACCGCCCCCCACCAACTTCCCCCTCCCCAGGACTCTGCTTCAGGATTCAGAAGAGAGAGGTGGCTGTCTCTGGGGCCAAGGGGCCTGTGGCAGGGGAAGAAAcgaggaggtggtggaggaccTGGCTGGAGGGGTCTTTCCTGTGGGACTGAGTGCCTTGCAGGGCTTCTGCAGCATCCAGCCCCAGGTCTAGACAGAGACCCCGCCCAAATCAGGAACTCACTTTCTGGGAAGGTTTTCTGCTTGTCGTCATCTGAGATGAGAAGAATGGCTGCAAGGGAAAGAAGCCAGGTCAGGAGAGCCCAGGTTATTCCTGCTGGGTCCTTTCACACGGCTGCACCCGTAGACCTCGCCCTTCGCCCTCCGGCCTGAATGGTGCAGAGAGGCCCTGCACGCCCCCTCGTGGTCAGGGCACGACTTGCAGGCAGGGCTGTAACACTCTCCTGAGTCCCGCTGACTTCGGTTCCCACGGGCTAACacttagaaaacatatttttgaaaatgaggCTTCTTCTCATCCCCTCCTAAATAAATAACACTTTGTCATTCCCCATGCTCGTTAATAACACTACCATCTCCTGATGCCCTCTGCACAGTCTCTGGTCTCTTTCTAAATTAGCCGTGAATCCCATCTTTGTCTCTACTCTCAGTAGGACTGGCCCTTTTTCTGGAAGCTGAGGTCCTCTGACCCCATGAGACTGGAGAGCTCAGTTCTTTTCTACTGCTATCGACAGGCGGTGACTGATGCCAGGACCTGGCCTTGATGAGATGTTACAGTCGGGGTGCTatacgtgtgtgtctgtgtgtgtgttgagggcgCCCTCTCTCCTTGGACCTCAGCTGTGTCAGGACGGCCTCTAGCTGGGTCTCAGCAtttgggaggggagagaggggacgCCAAGCACACTGAGCTGTGTTCGCAGTGCTCACTGTTCCTCCTGGGTGTGTGGTTGCTGTTTGATGACACTGGTTCACAGATGTCGAGTCAGAACCCAAAGCGAGGGTGTGTGTATTGGGGGCTGTGCATTTTGAGGCTAGTGAGGGAAAGACGTATTAATAGATGAAttcctgtgttcctttgttggggcttccctggtcgctcagatggtagagaatccgcctgcagtgtgggagacccgggttcaatccctgcgttgggaagatcccctggaggaggaaatggccttACATCTGCAGTTCTGTTTATGACGAGTCACTGTGTTATGAGCTTTGCCTGGGCTTACAGGGCTCTGAGGCTCCCCCAGGTGAGCTGCCAAGAGCGGCAGGGCCTTGAATGCAGGGTAGGGATCAGGGCTACTCTTTGCCTGGTGCTAAGGACACCCTGCGTTGGGCCCCCGCTGTGTCCATCTCTGCGTGGGACACTGCCTCTGAATCTCCGTGTGGTCATAGTTCGGTCTTGCGGGCTTGGAGGTGGCTGTGGGAGGCTGAGAAGTTgtgctcctcccctcccccggcAGGGAGGGAAGCCAGGGTGGCCTCTGGGTGGtctcccactgcccccacccctttCAGTCCCTGCTCACCTCGGCCATCCTCCCGGAACACCAGCTGCTTCTTCTTATAGGCCATCACGGTGCCCTGGGGCACAGTCATtgtcctcttcctttctttgagACCCGATCCCTCTGCTGTGCTCTGGGGAGAGAAGCCAGGCAATACGGTCATGTGTGCATGAGCTTCTAGAAGCTCACGAGCCGAGGACCCAGCAGCCTCCTaccctcccactccccatcctGGTCCTGATTTCCAgttacccattttttttttaaatcttctttggTCAAGTATTTACCTTCACGTCTCTCAATGTCATGCTTTTATTGCATGTATTTGGGCGCCCTGTGGACCAGTCAAGCTAACACATAAAACTAACCGTTACGTGGAGTTATTCCCGTATTCTAGGAGACCTGAACGACGATGAACATATATCCTCATATGACCTGGATGAGTGGGATGgtggggggctgggagggaggcttgtgagggaggggatatatgtgtacatggcCAATCCagttcactgtacagcagaaactaacacaacaatgtaaagcaattacacgCCAGTAAAAAAATGTATCATCATAAGTTCTTTGTAGatgctattattttaattattttggatCAGGGAGCTGTTCCTCAGAAACACACACAATGTCCTCAGGCAGCCTCATGAGTCACTGGCTGTCCAGAATCAGCTCTGTGCTTTGATCCCCCAGGATGCCTCCTACCCTCGAGTTCCTGAGAGAGTCCAGTGTAGACCGATGCCACGGGGGGCTCTGACGTATCGAAACACAGGTGGTACCAGGCCACACGGATGCGTCCGTGAACCAGGGTGAGAAGCAAGCTGTTTTAACAGCATCTCAGCCCAGGAGCTGATATTTAGAAGCTTGCTGGGCCCTGTGAGAGTCGTTCTATGTGAAAGGATGCTGGGTTTTCTCCTGTTCTCGCAGAGTCCAGGTGCCCAGCCCAAGCAGATGGAGACCCAAAGCTGAGCATCAAAATGTCCTTCAGATTGGagccatgttttatttatttcaggaTTCTTTGGAATCAAATGATGCAGGTGGGATCTGGCCTCCCCCAGGACAAATTAACCGATTTGGGGAAAGTTAGTTCATAtttcaggttattttttttttccctttttagttCCTAAATCTCTTACATGAGGACAACTTACACACAGTATGTTGCATAGAAAACATGTTATAACACACATGCAATTTCTTTATCTCCGCGAATCCTAGCTGATATTGCATACATATTTGATATATTACTTTGTCTAAATCAATTTAAAAGATTATAATTGGCCATCGTGAGTGAGTTGTGTACATCATATGTGCTTGAATGTATTTGAATCTATAAACTTTCTGCTTCAGGTATCACAGTATTTAGGGTGTTTTAACTGacaaagttttgttttgtgttaatgattccttgggcttctcaggtggctcagtgataaagaacccgcctgcaatgcaagaaacacagatttgatccctgactggattgggaagatcccttggagaaggaaatggtgacccactccagtattcttgcctgagaaatcttatggacagagggtcctggcgggctacagtccataggtctcagagctggacatgagttgGCGACTAGACAATAATTCCTTGTTTTCTCTAGCAAACCACACAAGAATATAGTATAGTGACTACACTTTAGTAATTTCAAGGGTCTATCATTTGCCCAAAACAAAATATAATCTCAAATAATTAAATCTATTGCCCATTTTACCACTATGGAATAATCCCATGTACTGAAATACTAAAGGGAGGATGTTAGATGGACTCTCAGGTCAGGGGTCAGGCTTCCTCAGCACATGAGAAGTGGGGAGTAATGACCCCACTCACCCCACCCCCTGAAAGCAGGTCCTAAGAGGGCCCAGAGACCCTGGGAAGGGACGCTGGGCTGGCTGTGCTCTTGGGGCCCGACCCCACTTCAGGACAACACGGTACCTTGGCATAAAAACTCCAAGGGATAGAGAATGTGCCCGTGGCATTCACACTGCTGCTGTCCTGAAGGACGGTTTCGTTGACCAGTTTCACAGCCTCTGTCACCACATACAGGTTGTCCCCTCTGGTCCGGCACTCCTGCAGAAATGACGGCTCTTGATCCAACACTTTCCTAGGAGACATAAAGGAGGAGGAGGGTCAGAGTGCAAAAGAGATGGCTTCTCAGGTCTCTCCTCTCCTTAGGACCTGAAGGCTGCAGAGCCTGTGTGGAGCCCTAACGGTGGGAAGGTACTGGCTTATAGGCTAAGAAGGATGTCTCTGGTATGCATGATGGAGAGGCCCCCTTCTCTTATGGAGGGATGGGTGTGAGAGTATGCAAGCCATCTTCTTAAGGCTTTCCAAAATTATGTTATTTCTTTTAGAGGGCAGTTTATAGATCTCCAGCTGTAGGGCCTCTGACCAGAAGATCCAGAAGTAGACAAGTCTAGACGGTGGAGAACAGTCCTTAGGAGATCCTGTTGTCAAACCTGGGGACCTCCACACCCATCCTTGTCCAGAGACATAGTCAGGGTGCGATGTGGAGCACACAGATAAAGTATGATGATGCTGGGAGGattttagatgattttttttcttgactaGTTTGGGTGGGTGTTTATGGATTGAACATCCTTGGTAGGTGGGTAGGCCTGGCTTGAAGATGTAAGTTTGGGTGGGAGATGTGAGCGGTGTGAAGTCCTGAAGACAAATTTCATCTCCATTTCATTTCTGAGACTCATCTCTGATTCCACTCAAGGCCCCTGCTAGGGTTGGTGCCCTGGATACCAGCCATGTCGAAGACTGAGAAACTCTTAGATTGCTTTTCGGTGGAGGGGGTCACTGAGGATCCAGGGCTGAGCTTTCCCATGGCCCTTGGAGTGCAGTTCAAGCCacttatttttcagttgctaagtcatgtctgactctttgagatcccatgatctacagcttgccaggctcttctatacTCCGCTGTCTCCCGGAGTCtgttcaaattcttgtccattgagtcggtgatgctctctaaccatctcatcctctgccgcccccttttccttctgccttcaatctttcccagcatcagggtcttttccaatgagctggctcttggcatcaggtggtcaaaatattgcagcttcagcaagagtccttctgatgaatattcacggttgatttcctttaggattgactggtttgatctccttgtagtcaaagagacttgcaagagtcttctctagcatgacaattcaaaagcatcaattcttcggcagtcagccttctttatggtccaactcttacatccatatgtgactactggaaaaccaaagctttgactagataaacTTTTTCAgcagtgacgtctctgcttttgaatatactgtctaggtttgtcgttgctttccttctaagaagcagtcatcttttaatttcatggctgcagtcactgtcctcagtgattttggagcccaggaaaataaaatctgtctctgtttccattttccccccttctttttgccatgaagtgataggatcggatgtcatgatcttagtttttttttttttttaatgttgagtttcaagtcagctttttcactctgctctcaAGCTGCTTATCTGGTGTCTAAGGGCTGTGTTATCTGATATCTACTTACTTcctgagcctcattttctttcaccttcatcttgGTTGGCTAAGCTGCAGCCTCCCCCCTCCAACATCTTGACAATACCCACCTCTGCCCTGCCTCATTGCCTTTAACCCCTCTTCTGGATCCCTTTCATCCCGCTCTTGCTTGCTTCTTTTATTCTTTAGGTCTGAACTCAGCCCCTCCGAGGCCTAAACAGACCACCCTCCCTCCAGGCATTCTCTGTTACTTCTTCCGGTCTTACCTTCAGAGCCCCCATCACAAACTGTGATTACCTTTGTAGCTGAAACGCGTTGCAGCCTCCACATCCCATTTATTAAAAACCTAACTGCCTTCTTATATTTAAAGCTTTGATCTCAGACTTACTTATCTTACTTGAAACTAGCTGATACAATTTACTCTAggaattttctctttattcatcAAGGAgaaaaatggtttttattttcttagctcCAGAAACCCAGATATTTTCCTGCAAGACCGTCTTTGCAGATGCTATTTCCAGTTAGGGCTGGCAAGACACAAGGAAGACAGATATTGGGCAATGCCCTGTCAAAGTGACTTCTGTTAAGTTTCTAGTTGCTTCCTTAACATGGGCTCCCACCTTTGTTGCCTTCATAAAAATCTATTTAAACTGgcatctcagtttttaaaaggtGTAAAGACTTAAGTTTTTTGTTAAGTTCTTAGAGATTCATTGGCTATCCATCTTTGCCTATATGCATGGAGGTAAATTAAATCACCGGACACTTGCAGAGTTTAATTAAACAGTCTCAGAGTCTTTGtctcatttaaataaatattttattaatttattttttattgattatttCCTCACTCCCTGTCCTTTGCCTGTCTACACTAATTAAAagtggctttcagttcagttcagtctctcagtcgtgtccgactctttgtgaccccatgaaccgcaccatggagtccatcaccaactcccggagttcattcaaactcatgtccattgagtcggtgatgccatctaaccatctcatcctctgtcatccctttctcctcctgccttcaatctttcccaacatcagggtcttttccaaagagtcaactctttgcatcaggtggccaaaatattggagtttcagctttaacatcagtccttcctatgaacacccaggactgatttcctctaggatggactggttggatcttcttgcagtccaagggactctcaagagccttctaagcatcaattcttcagtgctcagttttctttatagtccaactctcacatccatacatgaccactggaaaaaccatagccttgactagactgacctttgttggcaaagtaatgtctctgctttttaatatgctgtct
The genomic region above belongs to Bos taurus isolate L1 Dominette 01449 registration number 42190680 breed Hereford chromosome 14, ARS-UCD2.0, whole genome shotgun sequence and contains:
- the GSDMC gene encoding gasdermin-C isoform X1, whose protein sequence is MPSLFEHTSKNLVKELGDKDFRPLQNLLSAHKFCQLKLLRKKRRTLSQFWEQPDVPVDHTLTDILEPSPSVPEPVLSKKFIFIDKTVWKGAAEVDVTAGLEVSVSGTATQSCECSLEVQSVTISPWDWEDLQKRKVLDQEPSFLQECRTRGDNLYVVTEAVKLVNETVLQDSSSVNATGTFSIPWSFYAKSTAEGSGLKERKRTMTVPQGTVMAYKKKQLVFREDGRAILLISDDDKQKTFPEIKLQGLPLSPEILSISDDNKRKAFFVGKVQRQSAMGTKRRPILPIGRIQEPISRDFKSLQNEVSREIEAVAELPRDIRDALFHTILAKLKDQGALQDLTDMLDGNLWDHTGSFLSEMREDSRNVWLESRPCVIYLLEALLVLSDIQHELLAWSMEKRILPQQRELVESILEPNFRYPWNIPFTLDPKLLASLQDEGLAVTFGLLQECGLRVAPDNPKGTWDLEAKKPLSALYGSLSVLQQLAEA
- the GSDMC gene encoding gasdermin-C isoform X2, whose translation is MPSLFEHTSKNLVKELGDKDFRPLQNLLSAHKFCQLKLLRKKRRTLSQFWEQPDVPVDHTLTDILEPSPSVPEPVLSKKFIFIDKTVWKGAAEVDVTAGLEVSVSGTATQSCECSLEVQSVTISPWDWEDLQKRKVLDQEPSFLQECRTRGDNLYVVTEAVKLVNETVLQDSSSVNATGTFSIPWSFYAKSTAEGSGLKERKRTMTVPQGTVMAYKKKQLVFREDGRAILLISDDDKQKTFPEIKLQGLPLSPEILSISDDNKRKAFFVGTKRRPILPIGRIQEPISRDFKSLQNEVSREIEAVAELPRDIRDALFHTILAKLKDQGALQDLTDMLDGNLWDHTGSFLSEMREDSRNVWLESRPCVIYLLEALLVLSDIQHELLAWSMEKRILPQQRELVESILEPNFRYPWNIPFTLDPKLLASLQDEGLAVTFGLLQECGLRVAPDNPKGTWDLEAKKPLSALYGSLSVLQQLAEA